In Rattus rattus isolate New Zealand chromosome 9, Rrattus_CSIRO_v1, whole genome shotgun sequence, a genomic segment contains:
- the Fn3krp gene encoding ketosamine-3-kinase → METLLKRELGCNSVKATGHSGGGCISQGQSYDTDKGRVFVKVNSKSEAKRMFDGEMASLTAILKTGTVKVPKPIKVLDAPGGGSMLVMEHLDMHHLSSHAAKLGSQLADLHLENKKLGERLLKEAGTVGKGGGQAERQYVDQFGFDVVTCCGYLPQVNDWQKDWVTFYARQRIQPQMDMVEKKSGDREALGLWSALQLKIPDLFRDLEIVPSLLHGDLWGGNVAEDSSGPIIFDPASFYGHSEYELAIAGMFGGFSSSFYSAYHSKIPTTPGFEKRLQLYQLFHYLNHWNHFGSGYRGSSLNIMRNLSK, encoded by the exons ATGGAGACCCTGCTTAAGCGGGAGCTGGGCTGCAATTCAGTCAAAGCTACGGGCCACTCAGGAGGCGGGTGCATTAGCCAGGGCCAGAGTTATGACACGGACAAAGGACGAGTGTTTGTGAAAGTGAACTCCAAGTCAGAG GCTAAAAGAATGTTTGACGGCGAGATGGCGAGCTTAACCGCCATTCTGAAGACAGGCACAGTCAAAGTACCCAAACCTATCAAGGTTCTGGATGCCCCAGGAGGTGGGAGCATGCTAGTGATGGAGCATCTGGACATGCACCATCTGAGCAG CCATGCCGCCAAGCTCGGATCCCAGCTTGCAGATCTGCACCTGGAGAACAAGAAGCTTGGAGAAAGGCTCCTGAAGGAGGCTGGCACTGTGG GGAAAGGAGGTGGACAGGCAGAGCGGCAGTATGTGGACCAGTTTGGGTTTGATGTGGTGACATGCTGTGGATACCTCCCCCAG GTAAATGACTGGCAGAAGGATTGGGTCACGTTCTATGCCAGGCAGCGCATTCAGCCCCAGATGGACATGGTGGAGAAGAAGTCTGGGGACCGGGAAGCTCTTGGGCTGTGGTCTGCTCTGCAG TTGAAGATTCCTGACCTGTTCCGTGATCTGGAAATTGTGCCCTCCTTACTTCATGGAGACCTCTGGGGAGGGAATGTAGCAGAAGACTCCTCCGGGCCCATCATCTTTGATCCAGCATCCTTCTATGGCCACTCAGAATATGAGCTGGCAATAGCCGGCATGTTTGGGGGCTTCAGTAGCTCCTTTTACTCTGCATACCATAGCAAAATCCCCACCACCCCAGGATTTGAGAAGCGCTTGCAGTTGTATCAGCTCTTTCACTATCTGAACCACTGGAATCATTTTGGATCCGGGTACAGAGGCTCCTCTCTAAACATAATGAGGAATCTTAGCAAATGA